Proteins from a single region of Planctomycetia bacterium:
- the arfB gene encoding alternative ribosome rescue aminoacyl-tRNA hydrolase ArfB → MDDASKSDLLVVNHRLRIPRSEFEFTFARSSGPGGQNVNKVNSKAILRWPLLASPSVPEEVRVRLTTQQRRRMTREGDLLVVSQRYRDQARNIDDCLEKLREMLAEAAIRPVVRRVTKPTRGMIERRLKQKKQLSSKKRDRRTGNTAHDE, encoded by the coding sequence ATGGACGACGCCTCGAAATCCGACCTGCTCGTCGTCAACCATCGCCTGCGGATTCCGCGGAGCGAATTTGAGTTCACTTTCGCGCGCAGCTCCGGCCCGGGCGGGCAGAACGTCAACAAAGTCAACAGCAAGGCGATCCTCCGCTGGCCGCTCCTCGCAAGTCCCAGCGTCCCCGAAGAAGTGCGCGTTCGACTGACCACGCAACAGCGCCGGCGCATGACGCGCGAAGGAGATTTGCTGGTCGTCAGTCAACGGTATCGCGACCAGGCGCGGAACATCGATGATTGCCTGGAAAAGCTCCGCGAAATGCTCGCAGAAGCCGCAATACGCCCGGTGGTCCGTAGAGTGACCAAGCCCACGCGCGGCATGATCGAGCGTCGGCTCAAGCAGAAGAAACAACTCTCCAGCAAAAAACGCGACCGCCGCACCGGAAACACGGCGCACGACGAGTAG